The Bombyx mori chromosome 20, ASM3026992v2 genomic sequence CGACGCGGCGACGGCAGATGCGGCCGGCATACTTCCACTTCCTCCGAACAATCATTTTGGCTGTGTCAGGCAAGCTAGTTCTTCTGTGGATTTCAGTATTACGCACCTTATCCCGTAGAAAAATGTCTAGCACAGTCTGTTCTATGGTTCTTGCATTTTGGTCATAATTTACTTTTGTGAGTGTGTATCTCAGTCAGTTCATCCGAAGCTGTTCATCCCAGCTGTGTGCGGCACTTTATCTTCCCTTCCAGAATGAATCCTCTTTTTTCTCGAGAAAACCCATCTTATAGTAAAGGGTCAAATTCGCTTATGGATATTAATTAGTAATTATTAGTAATACCGGGAGCACAGTTAAGACGACGAAGAGTTCCGAATTATATCCTGGAGAGATCGTCCCTCTCCTGTGTGGAGCTAAATGGAGTAGTTGGTACTTGGGAGCAGTGCTCCTCGCGAGGCAAGACCTGTGCTTTGCGATGtgtgatgaaatgaaatgaagtttcaAAGCCAGCAGATAAGGACATTTGTTGTTTGTGTGCACATTACCGACCGGCTCGCGTCAGCCGTTGCTGCGGTGCACGCTGTTCCGCGCCGCTTTCTTCTTCATTACTTAAGTTTCCGGCGCTCTCTTCAGATAATTACGTAACGGATGTAATTCTTAATCGTCGTGAAGATCGACATTCCTCACGCACCACGGTGctccaacggctgccctacaaATTAAGCGGGTTGGATGGCTGGGGAGAGTGTAtgcgcgtgcgggccgcgtgagcgaacactacacttgcataagtCATTAACACTGTTTTGTTTCAAAGCTTTTATATCAAATGTAACAAACTGTTTATaaactttttatattaattatttattttatagatagttataataataatgtagaaTTATTAGAATTTCTACTCCTGGATAGATTTCTtgtcaattacattttttttctcttctaaTATCTCTTTTTTAGTCTTCAAGTCTTCGTAGATCTCGTCAAttcgtcttttttttgtttcgggaaCTACCAGGACCACATAGAGTGCCGTGAGTAAGCACACGCCTCCGAAGAAGTAGAAAGCCGCATAGAGTCCCACCACGTTCGCGACCGGCTTGAAGAACAGCATCTGCAGGAAGGCGGCGAACGAGGACGCCGCCATGGTGGTCGCCATCACCGTGCCGCGGTACTGTCGACACAACGAGAAACTTTGTTAGGTACCGACATAGTTCAGATACAGCGGGCACGAAGCCTCGGCAAACAAAGACATTGACATGTacctaataaaataacaaattataatattatacttaacattaaaaaattcataaagtTGTTAAAAATGAGCGATGTTACGCGCTACCGGGACAGAACTCTCACCACGGACAGACGACAAGTCTGATAGAATTGATCCGATAGCGAAACGAAACTGTTCGCTGTGAAACTAACATTTAGAGGCTTCGTCTCTCCAACTGCGTTATGAGGCAGAGACTAGTCATCATTGTATTTATTCTAAATTTTGGAAGGAATCAAATAAGTTGAATCCGTAGTCGAGTGTCCCAGTGAGTGCCAATACATTTAAGGAACATTTTAGAGTGCAGTCTCCATTGGTAACAGCGAATATTGGTGCGAGTGATATTCGGCTTGGGGAACCAATTACGCGAATCACAGCGAAACAGGTTGCACGGGTGGTGAGAGACACGAAGCCAGGAAAATCTCCTAGTCATGACTCAGTGAGTATTGAGCATCTACAACACGCAGGTGTTCACTTGCCCAGAGTGCTTGCCATGTTGTTCATTTTCTGTGTAGGCCATTCATATTCGCCTGAAGCGATGATGAAGACCGCAGTTGTTCCGATAGTTAAGAAAAAAACCGGGGATGTATCCAGTTTGGGTAACTACAGCCCTATATCACTCGCAACAGTCATCGCTAAGCTACTGGATGGTGTAATTGATATTCAGTTACGAAGACACGTAAAGCTGCATGATGCCCAGTTCGGCTTTCGACCTGGACTCTCGACTGAAACGGCTATACTGAATCTCAAGCATACTGTCTAGTACTACacagacatattttttttaattgcccatatgagtggacgagctcacagcccacctggtgttaaatggttactggagcccatagacatctacaacataaatgcgccacccaccttgagatataagtttaaggtctcagtatagttacaacggctgccccgtccttcaaaccgaaacgcattattgcttcacggcagaaataggctaagtggtggcacctactcgtgcggactcacaagaggtcctacctcctggaattacgcaaattaattttttgcgggttttaatttttattagacgatgttaattattccttcaccgtggaagtcaatcgtgaacatttgttgagtacgtatttcattggtaaaaaaattggtaaccgcctgcgggatttgaacaccgttgcatcactagatacgaatgcaccggacgtcttatcttttaggccacgacgacgacagaGGCACTCCTGTCTACGCCTGCTTTTTAGACTTATCTAAAGCGTTTGATCTGTTGGCGTATGACAGGTTGTGGCATAAGTTGTCGAAAGATACAGACTTGAGTCATGAGTTTGTCTCTCTCTTGAATTACTGGTAGGGCAATCAGAGCAACTTTGTGAAGTGGTCGGGGCCGCAATCGGATATGTATGGGCTGGATTGTGGGGTAAGACAGGGTGGCTTGTCATCGCCAAgccttttaatttatatattgaaCGTCTGATTCGTGTGCTCAGCAATGCCCGTGTCGGCTGTTCCATTTATGGTGTGTTTGCTAATAACATCAGTTATGCAGACGACATGGTGTTGCTGAGCCCATCGATCAGGGCTCTCAGAAAGCTGATTAGTATATGCGAGCGTTATGCGGAGGAACATGGGCTCAGATATAATTCCGTTAAAAGCGAACTGATGGTATTTAAATCAGGCAGAAAAACCTACGGAACTGTCCCATCAGTCATACTCAACGGCAGTGTCCTTAAACAAGTATCGCAATTCAAGTATCTGGGTCACTGGGTCACTGAGACGCTTGCAGACGATGTAGACATGGACAGGGAGCGCAGGGCGTTGTCAATCAGAGGGTAGGCTCTCGCGGTGTACTGTAGAAGTGAAAGCTCCTCTTTTCAGAGCGTACTGCCAGTCTTACTACACATGCAGCGTATGGGTTAAGTATGGGGTAGTAATCCTACCATACCCTGCGTGTCCAGTATAATAACGCTTTCAGAGCGCTGATGCGGTGCCGCGTCACTGCGGTGCGTCGGGGATGCATGCGGATGCGCGGTTAGATGGCTTCGCAGCAATAGCTTCTTTAATCCGCCGCGTGCGGGTCAGTCGCAGCAGCTATCTGCGGCTGATCGCCTCGCGGATGGatctggactgcccaataatgcaacactggacacgtgggcatgttgagcactctggatccaaaccagcctttaggtaGTTttgagatttcatttttattttgtgttttgtaattattttttatttatttattcgaaattgtagttattgttttaatcctggtatactatatgaaatgtaatatggatgcaaaatctgaagtaaatgaaataaataaaaatataaaataattattggtgCAATTCATATAGTGACGAAATTTCTCACTCTGGACCAAACGCGACACATATTCGAGTACCAtcatgaaataaaacaatactaaacacatcattatttttaatggtAAATTCATTCTGGAGTAGTCTATATCATTATAAAACAATCTTTAAAGctcttaatctcttttaaaattaatattttaagcagtCTTATTGTACTCTGCAAAACTGAACTACTCTCTTCACTAAATGGTGAGACAGGCGAGTGAttccgtttaaaaaaaaatctttttttttaaaactaaaccgtattaaaggctttaaattataaagatttttctttgcaaatatataaatataaatacatagatgtAGTATGTATGTGCACACCTTGAATGAGAATATTTCCCCCGTGATGACGACGGAGACTGGCTGCAGTCCTGCCGCGTCACAGAAGATGCAGAGACAGAGCGCGAGCACCGGCAGCGAGGCGGGGAGCTCCGCGCCCCACCGGCGACACAGGAACCACGTGGCCAGCGCGCACATGCTGGCGCCCGACACCAGCGCCGTCGTCAGCAGCAGCGGCTGCGACACAATGCACGGCGGGTCGTCGAGCCACCGCCACTCCAGCAGGCGCGCTCGCGATGTCGGTGGCGTGTTCTAGTCGCTACCCGCGTCGCTAACACTGGCCAGAGTCGTGTGTCGTTGCTAGTTCACATCCATGACGATCCCAGCCACGATATCTCGTGGCTCTCAATTAGCGGAGCTTTGATGGTATGCACTTATATCGATcatactttatttattcattggttagatgagtgaacgaactcacggcccatctggtctTAAGTAGTCACTGAAGCCCAAGGATATTAACAACGTGcataaacgccgccacccaccgtgagacatgagctctaagtctcaatattacagtacaacggctgccccgcgctTTAAgctgaaacgtattactgcttcacggcagaaataggcgggctggtgGTACCCAGTACAACAAGTCCTACCGTCATTGGTCATATGTAcaaaagaatattaattatgtaattaattaaaatggaaCATACtggtacatatatgtatactgGAGAACTTAAATATACACCCTAACACCACGGTTGAcctaattttaaatggttaaaGCCCACAGATATCACCACGGGAGCGTCGCCTTCCACCGCGCGTCGTCACACACCCGACCCGCGGCAGAACAGAGCGGATGTTATTGAACATTGTTGTAGCTTATAGATTCGGTAAGTTAACGCATGAAGGATGGAGAAGATACCTTCCTGCCGGCCCTCTCGACGATGCTGGAGGCGAGCACGGAGCCGGCGACCTGCACGGCGCCCAGCGCCATGGCCTGCTGGTTGGGGGAGAGCGGGGGCCGCGCTCCGCCCGCCGCCAGCGTGAAGATCTCGCCCGCGAAGTTGAGCACCGGGATGGCGCCGCACACCTCGCGCGCCAGTGCCACCGCCAGCGCGATGCGGAACGCGCGGCTCATCAGCCTGTCCGTCACTGGGTGCATTCAGTGCATTCAGATAGCGAGGGTTGCTTTATCTATCTAGTAGTTTTATATTTGCTTGTGCGGCTTAGTGGACCGCGTGATGTTGAggagttaccggagcccatagacatgaacaACGTATGAATGCAaagccgccgcccaccttgagacataagttctaagtctgagTTATATAGTACAACGGTGGCCCGGGTGCATGGAAACAGATTGGCGGcataatattatgattattgATGTCATAACTTGATGACGAGTGGTGTTTACTCGCAGATGGTCGGCCGTGACCCCGGGAGCACAGTCGCGGAAGCCAATCAAGAAACTCGACCGAACTCAATAACGAGTTCTATTAAACGAATAGCTACCCGAATATGCGTCTTGTTTGGTTCGCTCTATATTACGAATATAACAAATTAGTGGCTTATTTACGGAGCGGCTCTATCGTGTTGCTTACAAACTTGATAGTTTTGAACTCCTAAATTCATCTCCTATTTCATCTTTATGTACGTGCATGTGTTCTCTTTGTGCCACTCTGTGAGTTCCCGCACTGCTCCCACAGACACGGCTACCAGCGGGCGCCCGGACTCGCGCGGTGGGAAGTGCTCCCTAGGTACTCACCGACAGCTTTGAGCACGAACTTGCTGCTCTCTTGGTCCCTCTCCTGCTCGTTTTTGATGAGATCAACCTCATTTAAGACGTGAGGATCGTCCTCCCTCCTGCAACGCAGCCACGCCACCACCCTCACCGCCTCCTACAATCAGGAAGTGAAGGAAGGGCCACGCACTGGCGCGCACATTGCGCAGAGTTGACACGTCGCGGTCGCGTTATGACAATGGCCGACCATCAACTTGTGGAAGCACGTGTTGTGAAGCACGACTATATTATATTTGCTGATGAATTTAGATTCGTGAactctttgtttgttttatttcgtatttATTCTTATCTATAGAATGTACCTACGATTTACAAAGCAACGTTATCGCAAAGTGCTAAAAAATCAAGTACGTACAAACAGGTTTGTTAACTATTCTAATTCatctttaaataatacattattacgACGCAAGAACGCGCTGTAAGCTGTAAGCACACATCACAGATGGCCATCGTTCCGGACACGCGACCTCCTTAGGGGTTAGCTCTCCCACATCTCTGTGGTCCTGGTAGTTCTGGTGTTGCAACACCgacatgcattttttttttattgcttagatagttggacgagctcacagcccacctggtgttaagtggttactggagcccatagacatctacgacgtaaatgcaccacccaccttgagatataagttctaaggtctcaagtatagttacaacggctgccccacccttcaaaccgaaacgcactactgcttcacggcagaaataggcagggtggtggtacccacccgcgcggactcacaagaggtcctaccaccagtaaaaatgcattcaattgagacttcaactctAGGTAATGGGCGGCATTCACGCAGTGATGCCCAACTGTAGTGATGCTCGACTacgctaataaaaaaatagtgttcGTATGTTGGCGTACATCTAGCTTCCCGTGCTTAATGAGGTAGGAAGGAGACTCCGGCATGGCCATGAAGAGCACGAGGTGGAGGGTGGGCAGCGCCAGACACAGCCACAGCACGGCGCGGTACGGGAGCACGTCGCCCACCACGTACAGGAACAGGTTGCCCGCGCAGTGGAACAATGTCACCTGACAAATCGAGGTCGTGTATTGTTCGCGTTCACTCTATAGGTAATTAACTACCTACTACTCTTTATACTCGCACTCGTCTTATACCTATAGTGCTACAGATTATGTATAAGCAACGGGGACCAGCTAAGGTGCTCAATGCGTGCTACTTCTGCTGCGGACCCGCCCACAGCCGACGTGCATCGGATCACAAGCACCACACAGTCGACCGCCGAGGACCGGCCACCACTGAGAGCAGATATTTTTGATGTTATGGTCATCGAAAGGTGCTTACTGTGTTGGTCACCAGTCTGCAGATGGCAACCCTAAGAGCACATCCAAGGTGCTGCATGCTAATAtgtacaattaataaataaatgcttttCTAAGTTCGGATCTAGACACACTGATAGGTCACAGACGGTATAATGGTTTCTATACGTGAACCAGCAAGTGTCCGTGGACTGACCACGCTGCCGAGCAGACCCCGCACGGAGTCCTCGCTGATCTCTTTGGTGTAGAGCGGACAGGTCACGTAGCTGCCCGCCATCGTGATGCCGACGAGGGCGCGCGCCAGCACCAGCGCCCACGTCTCCATAGACGACAGCTTCAGCACCCAGCACAGCTGCACACACAAGTACGGGCGGGTCAACCCTGGGGTCTAGGGTAGCACAGCAGATCGGTTTGTGTATGCGTACTCACGACAGCAACGGAGGAGACGAACAGAAGCGCCGGCTTCCTGCCGACCCTGTCTCCGAGGAAGGCCATGAAGTAGTCTGCCGGCACACACGTGAGGTACGCGGCCGCACCCATCCACGACACCTGTGTTCACACACGTCACACACGTCACACACGCAACACAGTATACcactacatatatacacactATATAGAGCGCAGTGCGGCGCGACGGCGTATGTCTGTAAGCTGCGAGTTTGTTGCCGTTGATTCTGGAAGCCTTCACGAGGACGACATTTCGTTTGTTAGCTCGTGACAGCACGTTAAGAAGAGTCGAGAAGCGTGCCTGGCTTGCACTGGCAGGCATCTCGGTCCGGCCTGCTTCTGCCGAGGATCTGTCCTGGTTCCGATATTGGGACGTTCTGCAGCTTAGCCCTCACGCGTTCCCGCGGGAAGAGCGAAAAGAGGTTATACAACTTTTCTACTTACGCAGTCAAAAgcttataaaaaaacatgagTCACCTCTCCGTCGGTGAGGGGCGGGTCTCGCGGTGAGTTCGGGGACTGCAGCAGCAGGGTCATGGGCGACATCCAGCCGATGCTGGCGCCGTACGCGAACACTGGCAGGTTTACTGCAACACACATCACCCGACGTCGGGCGCTTGAGAACGTCTCGACGAGAACACGAACGGACCGGGACACACTGGCGCAGTCCAACAAACACTATGATGTGTGATGCTATACTATTCAATTCAGAATAATAATCTGACAAGTCGCTCACACAccttaatgaaatatttatttatttattacaagaaGAAACAAAAAGACAATTATAGGCCCTCACCAATTTAAACAAGTTAAAACACtagagaaacaaacaaaagcaatcaGCGGTGGCAAGAAACAACATAAGCAAAAGAAGGAATACACCAATTTAAATGTACACCTATAAATAAAagtcacaaataaataaaaatcaattgtgGTGCACACCACCGCCACGTGCCCCGCACCCCTGCACCCTCGCACCCTCGCGCCCTCGGTCCCCTCAACGCCCAGGAAAAATCGAGCACGACACGTGATAGAGGAATAAAATAGGTCAATATCTAAGAACCTGCCAAGTCTGTTGAGGTTACCATCGACACGTATAAAGAACGAGTTTAGCTTATAAAGTACCACTTATTGTAGGCACAGGTCGtatcataattaaatataaataaataaataaatatttactaacatgtGGAATAGTCTAAAAGtggttaaacaataataaaagacttaattgcgctt encodes the following:
- the LOC101736096 gene encoding solute carrier family 2, facilitated glucose transporter member 6; amino-acid sequence: MKSYYFFFREGSKINQILCAVLINLPVFAYGASIGWMSPMTLLLQSPNSPRDPPLTDGEVSWMGAAAYLTCVPADYFMAFLGDRVGRKPALLFVSSVAVLCWVLKLSSMETWALVLARALVGITMAGSYVTCPLYTKEISEDSVRGLLGSVVTLFHCAGNLFLYVVGDVLPYRAVLWLCLALPTLHLVLFMAMPESPSYLIKHGKLDEAVRVVAWLRCRREDDPHVLNEVDLIKNEQERDQESSKFVLKAVVTDRLMSRAFRIALAVALAREVCGAIPVLNFAGEIFTLAAGGARPPLSPNQQAMALGAVQVAGSVLASSIVERAGRKPLLLTTALVSGASMCALATWFLCRRWGAELPASLPVLALCLCIFCDAAGLQPVSVVITGEIFSFKYRGTVMATTMAASSFAAFLQMLFFKPVANVVGLYAAFYFFGGVCLLTALYVVLVVPETKKRRIDEIYEDLKTKKEILEEKKNVIDKKSIQE